The region TACTTGCTTACTGTTCGTCACTGGTGATTAGCTCTTTGGGGTCTGATTCAAAACTAACAAACCAAAACACCCTCCACCATGATTAACCAACTGTGCGGATGCGCGTGGATACACCATCCGGGGGGCTATCTTGTAGATAGATATACGTGTCAAATCCCAGAATCACCAAAACCACACAACAGTAAACAGTGAAGGCATGACGGTGAACTTGTCAGTATTATTGTAACAACTATTCTCGCTGATAACTCCAGAACGAGGGTggtcaacaaccccctccttcgTTGCCCATGCGAGCGAGCCAGCcatggaaagaaaaagatgaAAAGCAAACGCTGAATGCCATGCTGGGGATGGTCATCTCTCTCTTAACCAAAAGCATCCATCCTCGAAATGAGTCTGAATTAGATAAGGAAAGCCCGACCCCCATAAGTAGATAATTCCAAAAGAAACGACCCAGTCCGATCCCGCCCAGATAAAACAAATCTCAAGGTATCATGATAAATAGTGTATGCGAAAGGGAAACCCGCAAGCAAAGAACCGCTcatggagagagagaggtatATAGCGCCTGAaaacccaaacaacaccaGATATTTCCTTGGATACACAAATATGTTCCCTGCCCCGCGGCCAAATAAAACCTCTGCTTCCTGGTATACCAAGCCCAAGCTGAAACCCCCTCGAGTTGCGCCGAAACGACCGTGAAATATGCCTTGAGCTGTCAAACGCAGTAGAAAATGCAAGATGCAGATGCAAACTCTGAAGGGAATCCGTATAAAGCAACCCGGCCAAGCCTCCTTCCTGgttcctccctcccatccctcccaaaGAAAACATATGCAGTGAACAAAACCTTCGACAAGCCTGTGGAGATAGTCTGGAGTAAGAAATCATGAAATGGTTCGGTGTCGCCATCACGACATATCCATCCTGCCGTATTCGGCCTCCGATTTGAAAGCCCCATTGTCATTatcatcctcgtcgtagTCCAGGAAATCGTCGGCGTCCAGCATGTCATGACCGCCCATGCCATTACTGGGGCTCACCGGCATGTAGCCATCCGAAGTTCCATTATTCCCAGAACTCAGCTTCTTGCCGGCGTAATCGGTGAAATCCGGCACACGAAGATTAGAGCCGTCAGTACGCGAGTAGGTGAACTTGATGCCAAGATCTTTGGACATCATATCCAAGACCTCTGACTGCATACGCTGCTCGTCCTCGGTGATTTCAAAAGGTAGCTTCATGCCCGCAGCCATGAGAGAGTTTGAGAGCTCTTCCACCTGGTGAATCTTGAGCTCGACCAGCCACATGAGATCCCGCATCCAGGCAACGGAGCCGTTGAGAATATCGCCCTTGTTGGGACCCTTGTCTTTCTCTTCCATCGGCAAGCCAGTCGTGATGGATCCAGCGGTACCGCGGACCGCAGCACGAGCACCAGGACCGGCCAACGATGATGTGGCTTGGCCGGGAGTGCCACTATCAGGGGACATGGGAGTGCCGCCGTTTTGAAGAGCTTTGCGGACCTTTTCGTCCTCAAGCCTATGCGTTGGGACGAGTTTGCTGAGATCCTGGATTCTCTCATTGATGTTGTCTCGTCGGCGACGCTCGACCATGTTGTGGGactctctcctcttcttcttcttttgctcggCTGTGGACGCTGCTGGCGACCCAAGTTTGGCTGGCATGGAAGCGCCTCCCTTGAGGAGCTCACTCATCTGAGTGTGCATGCCCGCTGTGATGGGGGATGAGAAGCCCGACGCGGATCCGGGAAATGAGGATAAACTATTAGGAGTCCCCATCCACTGTCCGGAATGAGACTTCTCGTGACCCACACGACCAGTTGGTCTGATAGGTTGGGCAAAGGTTGAGTCTGAACCGATCGAGAGACCCATGGTGGCTCCTGTGGGTGCTCTCGGAGCCGATGGCTTGCGTCCCATGACTTGGGGCATGGGAGGGCGTACTGGTTTGAAAGGGAGGTCGGTCGGCTCGTTCAATTCTGGGGTGTAAGCGAGCGGCGATTGCATCGAGACATACGATTGTGGGTGCTGCATCGGGCGGTACTGATTGTACGGTTGGTGCACGTAGGGGCTCTGAATAGGATCACCGTCGGGGGTGCTCGAGTAATTGTCGATGGATAACCCGTGATGAGACGAGCCGTAAGCGCCGTGGGAGAAAGCCATTCCACCCATGTTGTCCATGCCGAagtcttgcccttggccATGCAACCCGCCCTGATGATCTGTCGGGTTAGGGCTTGTGAGACTGTCGAGTAGCTCGTCATCGCCGAGGAATCCGTTCGACACATTGTTCGTGTTTGTATGGCCGCCAGAAAAGTTATTGTTCTGGAAGGATGAACCGAAGTTTCCGGCCATGGAAAGGTCGTTTGGGTCGATTCCGCCATTCCCTCCATGGCCATTCATCGGAAAACTATGGTGTGACATCTTGTCAAAGATGGCGGTTGAGCGTAGAGTGATGCCTCCAAATTGACAGGAAgcgaaagagagaaaggaaaATCCAGCGAGTGGGCTGACGACGTTTCGGTAAAGCGGACTATCACAGCCTCAAAGTCAGTCGTCGCTGTGGTACTATACACACGGCAGGTACGTAAGGTAAAAGAGGAAAGATGATTAGACTTTTTGGCAGACTAGCGAGGCTAGGAAATGCGCGGCCTACCACCTAGCCTACGAAGCGGAAAATCCTATTAGATGTATTCTTTTACATACCTTTAACGTGATTTGTCGAAGGTCAACTTCGCATCGGGTGGCGTGGCGTGGTGAGGTAAGAGAGGCCAACGAGCGGTTGAAGGGATGAAGATGACTCGACGGTCGGAATGCCCGAGACTCTGTACTAAGACGAGAGCGGTCGGGTCGTTTACGCCAAGTTCCGGGCAGGCGCTccgagtctttttttttttttttttggtgagTTTCGGGACAGCGAGATGCAGAGCAAAGTCGGGATCGTGCGATGAAAGTAGCTGCGACGGGAGAGGCCGCTTGATGGGGGTGGATTGTCGTGACCTTAAGTGCCCTGACGAGAGTGGGTGAGAGTAGTGTGGGTGGAAGTGGACTCGTGGGGTGGGTAAAAAGGTCTGGGGTTCGGAGGTGGAGGCCTAACCCTTTGTGGAAATGGTCGCTAATAAGTGACAGCGACAGGCGGACAATGCCGAAGTGATAAAGGGGGCAGCGCAagccaacaaaaaaaaattggTCGACTCGAGACAGCGAGGCTGCTTTTCCTTTGGGAGgcgggaggaagatggaCGAGTCGCAGCCAAAAGACCGGGTACGATCTTTGGTGATGGACGGCACAAGTGGATGTGAGCGTCTGTGATGATTCTGGTTGTTTGTTGGAGAAAGGTGGTAACAACGACGGGAGCGGGGGAGGAAGTCGGAGTTTAAGTTGTGCGCGGCGAACAGCTGGAAAAGGCGGGGTTTAAAGTTgggggaagtggggctcttCAGCGCTGGGACGAGAAGGTCGAGGTTCCAGGGTTCTGGCGATCAGTTTACCGCTCTTCTGGCGCTGGTTGCTCCCCCGTCGGATTGGTTCCCGACGTGCTGCCAGTGGCGGGAATGAAGAATGAATGAAGATCTAGGTAGTAGGTAGCTGAGGGCTGGTTGGTGGCAGTGGTCAGAGCCAACAAGATCTGGTTCGGGAATGAGGCCGTGGATTGGTGCGTAGCACTAAATCACTGTTGCTAGTATGACCAAGAAGGCAGGAAGGGACTCAAAGGG is a window of Podospora pseudopauciseta strain CBS 411.78 chromosome 1, whole genome shotgun sequence DNA encoding:
- a CDS encoding hypothetical protein (EggNog:ENOG503Q39U; COG:K), giving the protein MSHHSFPMNGHGGNGGIDPNDLSMAGNFGSSFQNNNFSGGHTNTNNVSNGFLGDDELLDSLTSPNPTDHQGGLHGQGQDFGMDNMGGMAFSHGAYGSSHHGLSIDNYSSTPDGDPIQSPYVHQPYNQYRPMQHPQSYVSMQSPLAYTPELNEPTDLPFKPVRPPMPQVMGRKPSAPRAPTGATMGLSIGSDSTFAQPIRPTGRVGHEKSHSGQWMGTPNSLSSFPGSASGFSSPITAGMHTQMSELLKGGASMPAKLGSPAASTAEQKKKKRRESHNMVERRRRDNINERIQDLSKLVPTHRLEDEKVRKALQNGGTPMSPDSGTPGQATSSLAGPGARAAVRGTAGSITTGLPMEEKDKGPNKGDILNGSVAWMRDLMWLVELKIHQVEELSNSLMAAGMKLPFEITEDEQRMQSEVLDMMSKDLGIKFTYSRTDGSNLRVPDFTDYAGKKLSSGNNGTSDGYMPVSPSNGMGGHDMLDADDFLDYDEDDNDNGAFKSEAEYGRMDMS